The Orcinus orca chromosome 20, mOrcOrc1.1, whole genome shotgun sequence region GAGTTGGCTGTGAAAAATACTGGTCAGGATTTAGGTTCACTATGATATATGTGGATATATTAATTTGTGCAATTTCAGAATAGATACAAACGTATGTTTGGTAGTATTTCTAGCAGCATAAATCTCATATTCCTTTAGGACATTTAAGAGTTCTTTTCCAGTGCTGAGAATTTGATTTATACTTTTCAAGAGCATTCCACGGTGTTCACATGTAACAATCAGTGTAAGATTctctgattaaagaaaaaatgttaatgtaCTTAGATCATAATTACTTTAGATAATTATTTCTCTGGAAACATGTTTTTCCAAATTTACTTAAGGGCTAGGCAGGAATTTATCAAAGTGTAAATTCTCTGAAATCTAATGTTTTTGTGGTAGGCAAAATAATGGCAAATCCCAAAGGTGTTCATGTCCTAATTCCTAGAAACTGTAAATATGTTACATTGCATGGTAAAGGGGAATTAAGGTAGAAGATGGAATTAAGTTATTTTAGGACCATATaaattgtttctagagttttaaaGGTTCACAGAGAGAAACCTCAGAATGGATTGTACCCAGAGCCTATCAACACTAGATTTAGAAGATGAAATTTGGCACTCCTGAGCTGATCAGTTTTAGGTTAGGTTTTGGATTCTGGGTTGGCCCTGTAATGGGCTGAGACATCTGGAGATGCTGGGATAGGATGAATCCATTTGCATGCAGGATAGACACGAATCACTGGGCGCCAAAGGGTGGCCTCTGGTAGGTAGAATGATGGCCTCCCAAAGATGTCTACATCCTTATGTCTAGGACCTGTGAACATGTTATATTATAAGGCAAAGGGGACACAAGGTAGTAGATGGAGTTAAAGCTGCTAATTAGCTGACTTTAAGataggagattatcctggattatctgggtgggcccaatgtaatcacaagcatCCTTAAACGTGGAAGGAGGAGACAGAAGAATGAGTGTTGGAGGGATGAAAGAGTTGACCAGCCATTGCTGGCTCTGAGGAAGGAAAGGGGCCGCAAGCCATGGAATttgggcagcttctagaagctggaaaagcaaagaaacagattctcctctagagcctccaagAAGAAATGCAACCCTGTGAACATCCTTGCTTTTGGCCCAGAGATGCATTCTGGACTTCAGAGCTCCAGGATAATAAATTGTGCTGTTATGAGACGCTGAGTTTGTGACAACTGGTTACAGCAGCCATAAGAAACTAATATAGCTGTCCTTCTACATTCATTATATTCTTAGGTTTTCACCGCACAATGCAATTCCTGGTGTCCAAGAAGATTTCCTTTATTTACAAAAGTCTTTCCCACTTTCCAAGGTAAAACTGTGATACATGACTTAGTTTGGTGatagaatttccattttttattgcctttgggggatttttcttctctatgaGTGCTCCCACATTTTACTAAACATGTCTTCCACCTTCAGTGCCTCTAGAGTTGTCTTTCTATGCTCCTCTGACAAGTGATAAGGTACAATTTATCATAAAAAACCATCACACTCTAAGGTTTTGGTCCTATGGGAATTCTTTGATATCAACTGCAATATCACCTCTAGGAAAAGACTTCCCCACAAGAGCTGCATTTCTGCCCAATGTGATCTCACTGATATTTACTAAGCCTAACTTCTCACAGAGGTGTTCTCCACAACCACCCCATCCACAGCATTTCTGTCCTAAGCAAGCTCTGACACATAATGAATGTGGGGAGGATTCTTGCTCAAGACTTTTTCCCATCTCAGGtatctgaggattttttttttcctacacaaTATCTGTAACATATAAGACATAATTTATTACTGAAGGGGTTGTCGCATTCACTGTATTTGCAAGGCTTAATCCCTGTGTAAATTCCCCATTTTCTACTGAGGCTTGACTTCTTGGAAAAGGCTGGTCCACAATCACTACATTTCTGTCCCCTAGGAACTCGCTGATGTTTAATAAGGGCTGGGTTCCCGTAAAAGACATTTCCACAGGCACTGCATTCATAGGGTTTTGCTCCTGTATGAGTTCACTCATGAATAAAGAGCTATGACTCACTGAGGAAGATTTCTCCAGCTTTGGGGAATCCAcagctttctctcttttatgaGTTTTCTTATGTTTGGTGAGGACTGACATGTGGGCAAAGGCTTTGCCACATTCACTGCAGGCATATGGTCTCTCTCCGGTGTGAGTCCGCTGGTGCTGAATGAGCTCTGACTTGCTTCTGAAGGCTTTTCCACAATCACTGcattcatatggtttctctcctgtatgaattctctgatgcttGGTAAGGTCTGACTTAAAAAAGAACGTTTTTCCACATTCCCTGCATTCGTAAGGCCTCTCTCCTGTGTGAAGTCTCTGATGTGCAACGGCGTATGACTTCTGGGAAAAGGCTTTCCCACATGCACTGCAACCATATaatttctctccagtatgagagCGCTGATGTCTGTTGAGCCGGCACTTCCGgctgaaggcttttccacattcactgcatccgtagggtttctctcctgtatgagtTCGCTGATGGACCATAAGCTGTGACTTCCTGGAAAAGGCTTTctcacattcattacattcatggggtttctctcctgtatgatTTCTCTGATGTTCAGTGAGCTGAATCTTCCTCAAGAATTTTTTCCCACATTCATTGCATCCATGGGGTTTCTCTCCTCTTTCAGTTCTCTGATGTCTAACGAGCTCTGCCTTCCTGGAGAAGGCTTTCCCGCACTCACTGCATGTATGTGGTTTCTTTCCTGGATAAATTTTTTGATGGTCATCGAGCTGTGACTTAGTGCTACTGGGTTTCACACAGCCATGATATTTAATTCTGGTAAGAGTTCTATTATGCTGGAGGTAGAGAGATGATTTCCCATATCCACTGAACTCATCAGAATCCTTTCCTGCATATCTTCTATTCTCAATAACAAAACCTAAAGGTGATTTCAAACTTTTACAATGTGGGCCAAAATTATTGTATCTTTGTGTTAAAGGAACAAGACTTTTGCATAAATCGAAATTATTTCCAAGTGCATAACTTTGCTGACATCTTTCCAAAGTTTTAATCCCGTTTTGGTTTTCTGTGTGCCATTGCATAGGGTGAATCTCCCATATTTCTTCTaggaaaaagaacaatgaaaacatCCATGATAATTTTACGGGgtaaaaaaaggtacaaaaatgCCATGGTTTGGGCTAGCTCTGATAAGATCCCAGTCTAAGAGAAATGTCCACGATGGAAATGTATCCTatgctctgtgaaaaatgacaatattgcatgctgcaactaaggagctggtgagctgcaactaaggaacctGCCTGTTGCATCTAAGATCTGGcgtaactaactaactaactaactaaataaacatatatatatatgtgtgtgtatatatatatatatatatatatatacacatatatatatatagtgtctgtgtgtgtgtgtgtgtgtgtggtctgcgggcctctcactgttgtgggctctcccgttgtggaacacagactctggatgcacaggctcagcagccatggctcacgggcccagccgctctgtggcatgtgggatcttcctggaccagagcatgaacctgtgtcccctgcatcggcaggcggactctcaaccactgcgccaccagggaagcccataaataaatattttttaaaaagagacaataTTATAAAACAGTAAAAGGAAAAACAGCTATTTTAGAAACAAAGTTGGGCAGTCtacaatgaataaatataatGTGGGCTGCTTTCCAAATAGAACCTCGCAAAATGGGGACAGAAGTAGAAATAGAACCACACTGTGACTGgaatacaaaaaaagaagatggaagggatggatccatccatccaacaaacACTGAATGGGTTGGTGTTTGGGAATATACTAGAATATTAGAATAATATATTAGAATATTAGAATTAGTATGTTACTACAGTTTGACTAATATATCCTGTCTCCATGGAGCTGTCATTCTagtaacaaaagagaaagagagcaagaatCATGAGGTAATCAAAGTAGTAAGAAAATTATAGAACATGAAAAATGGTATGAAGGAGGTGATCGAGTAGTGGAAGGTCAATCTTAGACAAAGTAGTCATCCTcgagagaaaaaaaagttaagctGACATCACAGGACTAGAATGAGCAATGTTAAGCAAATAACTACATGAAGACTATTccaagaggaaacaggcaatgCAAAAacccaaaggcaaaaaaaaacttAGGCATGATAGAGAAACATAAGGGAGGCTGGCATACTTGGACTATCCTGAGCTTGAGGGAAGTAGAAATAGATAAGTTTGGAAAGGTCTGTAGAATTGAGAGTGTATAGATCTTGTAAACTGTTAAAAATTGGATTTTATGCTAAGAACAATAGCAGGAAGCAACCAAAAAATTTTTGACAGAAGTACAACAGGTTTTGAATTGATATTTCCAAAAGGTCACATGACTCATAGGAAGAATGAATTGGAGAAATAAAATTGTTGAGAAAACACACAGGAGGCTATGGTAGAGTTCCAGCAAGAGATAACAGTAGCCTCAGCATGGATGACTATCAAGGAgatgaaaaaatgtacaaaaacaaaTTATGCATGATGGAAGAGGAAAAGATAAGTATAGAGGAAGGAAAGCTAAGACTCACCATCACAATGAACTCTGGAGGTAGAAAAGGGAAGAATCAAGGACAGGGCCTCAAGATGCGGCTGAAGCATCTGTTTAGGAGCTGGTGCCATTTAATAAGACGAGGAAGAATAAAGACATAGGTTAGGCATCTGTGGGATATCAAGTGCTCCATTTTGAGGTACACATCAGGTTTGAGATGACTAATACACACTCAAGAGAAAATATGATGTACTTGGCTGGATCTATGAGTGTGTAGAAAGTTTTAGACTTAAGATAAGAATTTTAAGTCATGAGtatacaaatattatttaaatatctggACTGCATGaaactaaatgagataatttaagaAGAACGAGTAGAGAAAGGGGAGGGCCCAGGACAAGGGCATTCCTAGTTTTAGAGTTTGGGGAGAGGAATACGCAGAGAACATGAAAAGTCCATCCAGAGACATCAAACCGTATCTATGCTGATCAAACAAATAAGCAACATGGGTTTTAGTAACAAAGGGAAATTTTAGTAATTTAGTAACAAAGGGAAAATTTAGTAACAAAGGGAAATTTCCAGTTACAACTAGAAAATCAGAATGTAGGACCTACAGAGTGTGATTCCAAGAGTACTGAGGTAAAATATTCAATAATCGCCTTGTTACTAAATCGTTCCCCTCTCATTCTGACTGCACACCAAAATGAAACTTTTCTAAGACACCAATCACTTATTTACTAGGAATATTGTAGATAATACTCCAATTTTCTATTAGGTATGATACAACCTCACATGATCTAATATATCCAGACACACATATAAccatctgaaatttaaaaataagtcctTGGGCCATCTACCCACATCCCATGTACTGACTGGTGGAAATACCACCTTCTTCAATCATAATGTAACTGTATATAGAGCTGCCCCATAAAaatttctgcagtgatggaaatattctgtatctgtgttttccaatatggtagccactagccatgtatggctgttgagcacttgaatGTGGCTAGAGTTGACTACAgaaataaatttgtaattttactgaatgttaattaaatttaattaaatgttaaatttaaGTAGTCCACATGTGGCCAGTGCCCAACACACTGGACAGCACAGGTATAGACCATCATATCCTATATTTGCCATTATAATATGTTTAATATACTCATCtccaaattttctattttccacTAATGCCAGATTCTTCCTTGATCTCTGTTCCTACATCATCTCTGACACCCGCCAATGAAGAGATTCTGAAGAATCATTCCCATCCAGGATGAAGAAAATATTCATCGTCCTTACCTTCCACTCATCCTAGAACTCCAAGCTATATTTTCCCATTGTTACAATTTTACCACCCAGCTATCAAGAAAGACTCTCTAGAACTAGCCaaaaaagacaagacaaaacCAAAATCACACTTTCTAAGCCAAATATTAACATAAAACCCAGAGTAATCAGCCATTTCTTTGCAGACAGTCTCCTATAGGCCAATCTATTAAGAATCTCCCACACTGCTTTCCTCATTTCCATCTCCAAAGTCTTCTTTTTACATTATTACTGACCGACAAGGCCTTCTGTcaacatttttacttaaaacccagCTCTCTTTCTtgcagaaattattttattatgctttCAAAAAGAAGCACACTTTATCCTCTCAACAACACTTTATCAAAGCTCAGTTTTCTCTGATTTTGTAAATCAATCCTTGTCTATACCTCataataaaatgctaaaaattttagaattttatgcaCCTACATCAACCCTTTCCAACAGATTTTTACACTTGTCTTTTATTTCATCTGCATCTCCCTCAGAGCACATTAGAATTGTGGTTCTTCAATGACAGGGATCAAAGCAGAATTGCCTGGCAAGCCTTTCAAATACCTAATAGGCTCTGGTCACTCCCCACACCTAGCAAACCAGAAGCCGAATCTCAAGAGACAGAGCCTGTAGTTGGAAAAGTCTCCCACATAGTTCACACACATCCCTgatgaaaagcaaaattaaaaccaaaatgcaacAAAACCAAACCTgttttggggattccctggtggtccagtggttaggactccacgctttcactgcccagggtgcaggttcaacccttggttggggacctaagatccgGCAAGCCATGCAcccaggggcagggtgggggaccACCAAACCTGCTTTCATGAAAGATGTGATAAATGGATGCAAGTGATACTGTCAGTGAATTATTCTGTGGTTACGCTAAGTAAGGAAGAATAAGATACAGACCCTTTCCTCTATATGGAAAAAGCCTCATACCAACCAgtaaaacaatacaataaaatatacgATCAGGACTGAGTTAGTGCGGTGTAGATATGAAAACATATAGGAAGTCAGGAAAGAGGGAGTTTTGAGTGTGCACTTGAACTTCACGGACAGAAAAAGAGAACTCAGAGTGAAAGAAGGCGGCATCTGGATGTAAAAATGCAATATAATCAAATGCGTAGATGCCAGTCTTCGGGTTATTTGACATAATCTGTGGCATTCAGTAAAATAGATCACTTCCTCCTCTTTGGAGTAATTTTGTCACTTGTTTCCAGGACATCTTCTGACCCTGTTTCTACCACAGCccaatgcttttctttttatttggctGGGTTCTTATcttctcaactttaaaaaataaatgtggacCTCTTGTTTTCTCAACCAACTCTCACTCTTCATGTTTTCTCATCAAGTCCCACTGCTTTCATGCCCCCTATCCACAGAGAAATACAACCAGAACCTCAAAGGGAgctaaaagaaaaactgaagtcAACCTACATATGTAGGAATTGGAACAAAGCAAGTCTATATCATCATGGCCATCAGGGGACCTGAGAGGGTGGAATTTCcaaaatgcattttgaaaacaaaattcaataGGAACAGCAGAGACTTTCAGAAACATAGAGCAGAGTAAATAGGAAAGACTCAAGGCAACTCAAAGGTGACCGGGCACCAGGGTGTAGAGCAGTACGGGAGAACCTAAATAAAACGCACATGGAGGAAAAGGATTCACCAGGAGGAAAAATGATCTCATTCCTGAAGGTGAAGGAAAAAGGATTTCACAGGATGGATATCTTGGGTGCAGGCAAAATATAGAATGAGAGGGCAGATCAGACTATAGAAAGAGAGGTGGGAATACCTGTTAGAGTGCAGAGAGGTTAAATCTTCCGTATATACGAATACACACTCTGATGGTGAAGACATTATCTGGGAGAAAGGAGGGTTCTGGTTTCACATACAGGAAGTAGAACATCATAGGGCAGAGGCCCTGGTGCCTGGCAACACACAGATGATTAGAGTGCAGGTCATATATTAGCAGGAGTCAATGTGGGACTCTCCAGCAGAGAACAGAAATCTTAGGCCTTAAGAATGAATTAAACTTTtaacagaagattaaaaaaaaactaaaaaaaacagaaTCTGAAAACTTGGGAAGCAGAGGGTGAATTAGTAGACAGAGGTGCCCTGGGATACGAGGGGTGTGTGGTTTTCAGATGAATGAAGCTGAGGTGGATTGTCACGGAAGGATATTAATCAGCCTTTTCAAAAGGGATGGGGATATTGCAGAGGTAGGGAGCAGCGCTAAGTGCAAAGCAATGTGAACAGGTAGTGAGATGTATCTCATAGCAGGCAAGGTGAAGAACAGGAAGTGAGGCCCCTGCAGACAAAGAAAAGGAGGCGGCATGAGGGGGCATGCTGGGAGGAATGGAATCAGGTTAAGACCTCAAGGTCCTGGATGAGACAAACTGCAGTCAGATCcagaaagctgaaaaaaaagaagacatcatCCTTTAGTGGCAGGCAAAGAAGAACAGCCCTGACAAAAacatgcaggacttccctggcgttccagtggttgagactccaagcttccactgcagggggcacgggctaGAACCCTGggaggggaactaagatcccacatgctgcgcagcatggccgaataaaaaaagaacatgcaGAAAGGTGTTAGGCTTATGGGCCACCAACTGGTGTAAGGAAAGTTCTCTAGACAGCACTTCAGAAGTATCAACCCTTCACTGACCAACTGGAATTTCCATGTCGTTTCTCCCCATCTTCTTGGTTGCCACTCACTCACCTGGACAAGTTTGACTCTGGCCTGCTCCCTCTACCGTCCATGGGGGTTCTCCTTGTTCCAACTGGAAGAGTGAATCTGGTTTGGGAGTCTGATATCCTGTAAATAGGAAATCACGGAACGCTTGGCACCAAGCATTTGAGCCTGGGGAAACTAGAAAACTGGAGACAGTTCTATTTCAAGGACCGCACCCTTCATACTTTGGTAAAGTAAAAACCTTTAACTTGGAAAGGGAAAGAATACACTCTAGAACATATGATGCTTTAGTCCAAACCATGAAATATTCCAGGAACCCTACAGATTTcactaaatgagaaagaaaaggcaactgACTATGATGCTGcctgttgggctgcaccctgcaggcctaCAAGACCGTACTTGCCCAGCTTcaaaactgaagaaagagcctggagtcagcgacagagacatcaatggtttcaTGGATGGGGGAGCTTATGTGTCTGAAacaaggtcctggagtgacaccccaccGTGTGCGGTAGATGGCGGGCAGGACGTGGCGGCAGTCttcgctgggggtggggggtgggggggtgttaccagttataggggaaattgacgtcaggttggctcattggttaccagggaaaccagcagaaggGTAGGTTCCTCACCACCCCATGATAGCCTATCAGAGTAGAGATGTTCTGATCTAAAGCTAGAGAGATCAGTAGCTGGGGCCTGGAGCAAGGATGCATGAAGGTCAGTCACGTGAGTTCAGgagaagcaggcactggtcaagcaggggatggacagagagcaagagaacagccatcttgggcGGCCTGACCATACACTGCCCTTACCTACTGACACTAGGTTGCAGTAGTTCTCCCACATGACATTTCTGTACAGGTCCTTCTGAGATGGGTCCAGTAACTGCCACTCTTCCCAGGTGAAATGCACAGCCACGTCCTCAAATGACAAAGATGCCTGTAATAACAAATTCCAGTGCAATCCGAGGTGGAATAATATGATGTGGAAAATAGGAACAGGAAAACGTTCTGCTCATCTTCCCCATGATAAATTATGTGCACTGTGACTGTGACTATTTCACATACCATAGACCATGTGTCTTAGTCCGcctgagctgctataacaaaataccacagactgggtagcttataaaaacaaatttattgggacttccctggtagtccagtggttgagactccacgctcccaatgcagggggcctgggtttgattcatggtcagggaactagatcccgcatgcctcaactaagagcccgcatgccacacctaaagatcccgcatgctgcaactacagcTCCCGCAGGCCGTGCTGAAGATCCTGCACATGGcaacgaggatcccacatgccgcaactaagacccagctcagccaaataaataataaataaatattaaaatatatatatttctcacagttatggaggctgggaagttctaGATCAAGGTGAATGCATGGCTGCattctggtgagggcctgcttcctggtttgtAGTGggcaccttctcactgtgttctcacatggaaGGGCGAGGGATCTCTATGCattctctcttataaggacactaatcccattcgtgaAGGCCTCACCCTCATAACCTACACACCTCCCAAAGGtgccacctcctaataccatcatctttgggggtttaagatttcaacatatgattttGGGGGGAACAGAAACATTCAAACCACTGCCCCATGGAATTCTACAAGTTAGTCCTTTCCAGCCTAAAAAAgtactaaaataatattttcatagaaataaaaaacactgtGCAGTAAGAATGTCTTTGTTTATAAGTATGAAAAATCTATCAATAATTTAGATATCCATCAGAGGCAGACAGGGTACGTTATACCTCCATGCTATGAAATACTATGCAAACATTAAAATCAATGAGGtagacttatttttcatttttattttttaatttatgtattcaatttattcatttttggcttgttgtgccttcgttgctgcacgcaggctttctctagttgtggtgagtgggggttactcttcgctgtggtgcacgtgcttcacattgcagttgcttctcttgttgtggagcacaggctgtaggcatgcaggcttcagtagttgtggcacacgggcttagctgctctgcagcatgtgggatcttcccggaccagggatcgaacccgtctcccctccactggcaggtggattcttaaacactgtgccaccaggtaagtcctcaATGAGGTAGTTTTAAATATACTGGTATCAATGaccttcaatgaaaaaaatcaagtccCCAAATAGTATATACAGTATGATCCCAGACATGTGAAAAATCTTAATAATATATTCAGCTATATATGTATAAGGACACATTTCAGGCTGCTGCCAGAAATGATGATCTCCCAAGCCTGGAACCTTCTTCTATTACTGAAatgttccttcttcttcttctattaatgtaaatgtaaatatagatatattttaccACACATCAATTATAGAAAGACACTGGTGGGAGACCCAAACTATTAATATTTGTTAACCTTTGGGTTGGGAGTTTGGCAAGAAAAGGTAAAACGGGATATTCTCTTTTGGTGCAGATACCTCTGTGTGCTTGAATCTCTTGCATGCAAATGTAGCCATGTATCatttgaataattaaaatacaaagacCAAAC contains the following coding sequences:
- the LOC101277417 gene encoding zinc finger protein 613 isoform X3, giving the protein MINVQASLSFEDVAVHFTWEEWQLLDPSQKDLYRNVMWENYCNLVSVGYQTPKPDSLFQLEQGEPPWTVEGAGQSQTCPVFLPTVMIHHFLKPTFF
- the LOC101277417 gene encoding zinc finger protein 577 isoform X2 translates to MINVQASLSFEDVAVHFTWEEWQLLDPSQKDLYRNVMWENYCNLVSVGYQTPKPDSLFQLEQGEPPWTVEGAGQSQTCPEEIWEIHPMQWHTENQNGIKTLERCQQSYALGNNFDLCKSLVPLTQRYNNFGPHCKSLKSPLGFVIENRRYAGKDSDEFSGYGKSSLYLQHNRTLTRIKYHGCVKPSSTKSQLDDHQKIYPGKKPHTCSECGKAFSRKAELVRHQRTERGEKPHGCNECGKKFLRKIQLTEHQRNHTGEKPHECNECEKAFSRKSQLMVHQRTHTGEKPYGCSECGKAFSRKCRLNRHQRSHTGEKLYGCSACGKAFSQKSYAVAHQRLHTGERPYECRECGKTFFFKSDLTKHQRIHTGEKPYECSDCGKAFRSKSELIQHQRTHTGERPYACSECGKAFAHMSVLTKHKKTHKREKAVDSPKLEKSSSVSHSSLFMSELIQEQNPMNAVPVEMSFTGTQPLLNISEFLGDRNVVIVDQPFPRSQASVENGEFTQGLSLANTVNATTPSVINYVLYVTDIV
- the LOC101277417 gene encoding zinc finger protein 577 isoform X4 — its product is MINVQASLSFEDVAVHFTWEEWQLLDPSQKDLYRNVMWENYCNLVSVGYQTPKPDSLFQLEQGEPPWTVEGAGQSQTCPAFWI